The DNA sequence AATTGATGGTAAGGTATATCGAAGTGAAAGAAGAGCAGATATGAGATTTAATGTTTCATATATGACGTCTTCATACCTCTACTTTGATGCAATTGAAGAAGATCTGCCATCAGCACAAAACGTTCTTCACTTTAATAAATCGAAAAATAAAGAAGACTCATTCATTAAAGATTTCACTACATCAATGAGTGACTTTCCTGAATTAAGAGGTGCTAAGTTAATTGATATCTCTACAAATGGTGCTTCATTTGTTATGTCTCTTCAGGACTTCAAAAACTTTTCAAATAAGAAGTTCTCAATGGGGACTTTAGTTTTAGAAAAGAACTCGTATGATGTCTCAAATATCCAAAAAGTTTACGATATCGATTATGTGAACTTTAGACTTGATAATATTCCAATGAAAAAAATTGGTATTAAGTTTGAGAGTAATAGTGAACTAGAATCGTACCTACAAGAGCTTGATGACAAATCAATAATTTTAACTTCACTTGATGAGGAATTTAATAAGTATATTAATCAAAAAATAGAGGAGTAGTTTATGTTGCGACCTCTTGGTGTGCTTTTTCTATTCTTAGTTGTTTCATGTAGTGTTCTAGACGAGGATCTGAACGATCATCTAACGGCATCTACTAACCAATATAAGCAATTAGAAGTAAGTGGCGAATACCTTGTTGATACGATGTCTGGTTTTAATAAGGATCGCGAATACGTACGTAAAACACAGATTATTTCTCCTGTTAATAAGTCTCAAATCTATGAAAAGACAATCGTCATTTCGAAGCGAAAGAAAATTGCTAAAAAATTATTCTTCTTAGTACCAATAAAGTATGAATCAACATTTTATTTGAATAACGATATCTACACCGTAAGTGGAGAGATTGACTTAAAAAGAAGAAAGATTCTCTATAATTTAAACTCACCCGAATATAAATGGCTGGGACAACGTGAATACGACGTCCCTCAGGAAGTAAAAGCAATTTGTTTTTACTCATCGATCATTGAATGTGCAAAAGTATCAGGGTTTATTAAGAAGGCCATAGAGAAAAAAAATGGTGATATGAATTTTCATATTCTTTGGGAGAGTTTTCCTTATTTTCAAGAACAATACTTAAATATTCCTAAAGAAATCCTTTCAGAAGCAAGATTGAGTTTTGATGATTTTGATAAAAAAGGAAATTATCGCTTTCTTTTAGCCGCTGGCGGCCAGGAACAAGTGTATATATTAAATAAAAACTTAGATGTTGTGGGACACTACTGGGCATCCCAGGGCCTATCAAAAGAGTTGGTTAAATGAAGTTATTCTTAAAATCATTTTTTACATTATTTTTTGCAATCACAACGATATTTTTTGCCTTGAGACTTACTCCTGGTGATCCAGTGGAAAGATTACTTGGGCCTGAGGCCAAGGTCGAAGAGATTCAAAAGTATCGTGCTGAGCTTGGACTTGATAAGGGACTGGTTGAGCAGTACTTTGATTTTGCAAAAGGAATTATCACTCTTGACCTTGGAATGTCTTTTTTTAAAAAAGAGTCAGTAGTTACTCTAATAAAACAAAATTTGCCACCAACACTTGTATTGGCCTTAATTTCAATTTTAATATCGACTCCAATTGGAATTGGAATCGGTGTTGTTTCTGCTATCAAGAAGTCGCAATTACCAGACACTACCATACGTGTGATTACATTGACCTTGTTGTCATTTCCAATTTTCTCATTGGCGCCGCTGCTTGTTTTAGTTTTCTCAATTAAACTTGGGATTTTTCCAGTTTCTCAGTGGGAATCTGTCATGCACATGGTGATCCCTGTGACGACATTAGTTCTTCCTCTATCATCTGTTATCGTAAGAGTAATGAGGAATAAGTATCTTGAAGAAGAATCCCAATTATGGGTTTTGGTTTTAAATGCAAAAGGACTTACGAATTCGGCCATTATTTATCGTCTTGTTAAAATTTGTATGCCAACTATTTTAAATGTTGTTGCTATTCAACTTTCTGTAGTTCTGGCCGGTACTGTTATTACTGAAACTATTTTTGATATTCCGGGACTTGGCTCTCTTTTATTTGAGGCGATTAATAATCGTGACTACCCACTCGTTCAAGGAATTATCGCTTACTCAACAGTTATATATATGCTTGTTTATGTATTAGTTGATTACTTAAATGAAAAAATTGATCCAAGGATAGGTTAGTGAGAAAGAAGAAAATAAATAATGAAATGATCTTCGGTGGCGTTATCCTTTCAATTTATATTGTATGGGCCTTGCTTTGGTTGTTTGCGAATGGTTTCAACTATACACCTTCAAGTATTATCTCTCATGAATTGTTTGCTCCTTTTTCGCAGAACTATTTTTTAGGTACGGACATCAATGGAAGGAGTCTATTTAAAGTTCTAAGCGTTGGTCTTATTTATACAGTTGGAATTTCACTCTTAATTAGTTGTAGTGCGTGTGTAATTGGTATTGTAATAGGTTACTTATCTGCAATCAAAATTAAATTTGTTTCTGAAATAATGGATATGTTTACTAACTTAATCTTTATTTTCCCTAGTATTTTACTAGCAATTTTAGTCATGTCATTTTCGGGACAATCTTTTACTGGATTAGTACTGTGTCTAATTTTTACATCTTGGCCTGGCTACGCTCGTATTGCTCGGGGAGAGACAATGCGAGTCCTAAACTTAGGCTACGTTGAAAGTGCTAGAGCAATTGGTGTAAGTGAATTTCGTTTATTTTATAAGTCAATTTTACCAAGTATTGTGCCAGTTATTTCCATTCACTTTGTTCTTGGAATAAGTGGAGTTATAATTAGTGAGGCTAGTTTAGGATTCCTTGGATTGGGGGCGAGTGAATACTCATGGGGAGCAATCCTTGCAATGGCAAAACTAGTTCTTTTAGAAGCACCACATGTTGTTATTGTGACTAGCTTACTAATGACTGGTTTGATTATTTCACTAAATCTCTTCGGTGATGGCCTAAGAGATTATTTAGATCCAAAACTCAAAGGTAAAGGCAAATAGATGAATAATATATTGGGGCAATTGTTTATTACAGGTATTAGTGGTACGCAATTAACAGCAGAAGAAGAAAACTTTATTCAAAAAGAAAATATTGGTGGAGTTATTCTGTTCAAACAAAACTATGAGTCACCTGCCCAACTAGCAGAGTTAATTAATAATATTCAATCTTTAAGAGATAATTACCCGCTTTTTATTGCTACTGACCATGAGGGTGGAAGAGTACAAAGATTTCGTGAAGGCTTTACAATTATTCCTCCGATGTTAGATGTTGCAAAGACTGATTCTCCAAAGCTATGCTTTGAAATATCGCAATTGATGTCTAATGAGCTTTTAAGTTGTGGTGTAAATATAAATCTTGGCCCAGTTTGTGATATTTTTACAAATCCGAAAAATACAGTAATTGGAGATCGTGCTTTTGGTGATAATGCGGATGATGTAACGAAATTTGTTTCAGCTATAATTCGAGGCCAACAAACTAGTGGG is a window from the Bacteriovorax sp. BAL6_X genome containing:
- a CDS encoding ABC transporter permease, yielding MKLFLKSFFTLFFAITTIFFALRLTPGDPVERLLGPEAKVEEIQKYRAELGLDKGLVEQYFDFAKGIITLDLGMSFFKKESVVTLIKQNLPPTLVLALISILISTPIGIGIGVVSAIKKSQLPDTTIRVITLTLLSFPIFSLAPLLVLVFSIKLGIFPVSQWESVMHMVIPVTTLVLPLSSVIVRVMRNKYLEEESQLWVLVLNAKGLTNSAIIYRLVKICMPTILNVVAIQLSVVLAGTVITETIFDIPGLGSLLFEAINNRDYPLVQGIIAYSTVIYMLVYVLVDYLNEKIDPRIG
- a CDS encoding ABC transporter permease, with translation MRKKKINNEMIFGGVILSIYIVWALLWLFANGFNYTPSSIISHELFAPFSQNYFLGTDINGRSLFKVLSVGLIYTVGISLLISCSACVIGIVIGYLSAIKIKFVSEIMDMFTNLIFIFPSILLAILVMSFSGQSFTGLVLCLIFTSWPGYARIARGETMRVLNLGYVESARAIGVSEFRLFYKSILPSIVPVISIHFVLGISGVIISEASLGFLGLGASEYSWGAILAMAKLVLLEAPHVVIVTSLLMTGLIISLNLFGDGLRDYLDPKLKGKGK